The proteins below are encoded in one region of Lytechinus pictus isolate F3 Inbred chromosome 11, Lp3.0, whole genome shotgun sequence:
- the LOC129271281 gene encoding uncharacterized protein LOC129271281, translated as MAYKSIVHIVIFQLMAVSSNTEQVFHISEGHDVTLPCTAAAVEKTNLHSLYWQKDDVTVYSVRNNTVVINSRNYSIESVTSLGIQDLVETDSGNYSCKVVADLKVIKGRPVQLNVIGGRNAGMNVGPTEETPNSALSIWLPIVVILIITFAVLIIFGAYRYRKEGISFVFGDSRFQRATTPMSDNQDNALDDLRFSTLQHRMKSVEEDLHSVDVPLKDFNEEIIFADAPELSFILVGQVLLDDLRSSSEEEKKSLKAVIIRLLNKRVKPYKECQLPTEASTPLNASLLQSSMRESMTKEGSTDKDLAFVELVLQKLDQILDETDRDECEILITKPDLREITDKSQIPDYEGNRIINRSTHLQTSMRSSMNRSRQACSIESSVIREELRTKTTPERIDARNTISQIILETMEKGQRAKLLNRSDVSTYTEDYFHSPDDLVDDVARVVALWASKIVKLDDDINTKIEEYLYPLPTRISETKKISNTSKEPVDTVNHESTSQQDKNTVQGAEKEQGAAGKCNDLSIPKGEDVDQLGDEVIGEPVNEQYDESIKKLQAESTDKGVDNEAICSDDSFQK; from the exons ATGGCATATAAAAGCATTGTCCACATCGTCATCTTCCAATTGATGGCAGTCAGTTCCAATACAGAACAAG TTTTTCACATATCAGAAGGACATGATGTAACTTTACCATGCACTGCTGCTGCCGTTGAAAAGACTAATCTACATTCGTTATACTGGCAGAAAGATGACGTCACAGTTTACTCCGTGAGAAATAATACGGTGGTTATTAACAGTCGGAATTACTCGATTGAGAGTGTAACCTCTCTAGGAATACAGGATCTCGTAGAAACCGATTCTGGAAATTACTCCTGCAAAGTAGTAGCAGATTTGAAAGTAATAAAAGGCAGGCCAGTTCAGTTGAATGTCATAG GTGGAAGGAATGCAGGAATGAACGTTGGCCCTACAGAAGAAACGCCAAATTCTGCTTTATCGATATGGTTGCCAATCGTCGTTATACTAATCATCACTTTCGCTGTCCTGATAATATTTGGGGCTTACAGATACCGCAAAGAAG GAATTTCATTCGTGTTTGGAGACAGCAGATTTCAACGAGCGACTACG CCTATGTCTGATAATCAAGATAATGCATTGGATGACTTGAGATTTAGTACCCTTCAACATCGTATGAAGAGTGTCGAAGAAGATTTACACAGCGTGGATGTTCCTTTGAAAGATTTCAATGAAGAAATT ATCTTTGCAGATGCTCCTGAGCTGTCGTTTATTCTGGTCGGACAAGTTTTACTCGATGATCTGCGTTCGTCGTcagaagaggagaagaaatcGCTAAAAGCTGTCATCATTCGACTTCTAAACAAACGTGTAAAACCTTACAAAGAATGCCAGTTACCAACCGAAGCAAGTACCCCTCTCAATGCGTCGTTGTTACAGAGT TCAATGAGGGAAAGTATGACCAAGGAGGGTTCAACTGATAAAGATCTTGCCTTCGTAGAGCTTGTGCTTCAGAAACTGGATCAGATTCTTGATGAAACAGACAGAGACGAATGTGAGATCCTCATCACTAAACCAGACCTCAGAGAGATCACAGATAAATCTCAGATACCGGATTATGAAGGGAATAGAATCATCAATAGG TCAACCCATCTGCAGACCAGCATGAGGTCGTCGATGAATAGGAGCCGGCAAGCATGTAGTATAGAATCTTCAGTCATCAGAGAAGAACTAAGGACCAAGACAACACCAGAGCGCATTGATGCACGTAATACTATCTCTCAGATAATCCTTGAAACAATGGAAAAGGGACAGAGGGCTAAACTTCTAAATCGCAGTGATGTATCAACG TACACCGAGGATTACTTCCATAGTCCTGACGATCTTGTCGATGATGTAGCTCGAGTTGTTGCTCTCTGGGCTAGTAAGATAGTCAAACTAGATGATGATATCAACACTAAAATAGAAGAGTATCTCTACCCTCTACCAACAAGGATATCCGAAACG aaaaaaatttcaaacacaTCAAAGGAGCCAGTTGATACAGTGAACCATGAATCCACATCACAACAAGATAAGAACACCGTACAGGGAGCTGAGAAGGAACAAGGAGCTGCTGGAAAATGCAATGATTTGTCCATACCAAAGGGAGAAGATGTTGATCAACTCGGTGATGAAGTCATTGGTGAACCCGTTAACGAACAGTACGACGAGTCAATTAAGAAGCTACAAGCTGAATCAACCGATAAGGGAGTGGATAACGAGGCAATCTGCTCAGACGACTCTTTCCAGAAATAG